A stretch of DNA from Acanthopagrus latus isolate v.2019 chromosome 7, fAcaLat1.1, whole genome shotgun sequence:
CGACCTGTAGATACATATCATGGTCAAATGTACCGAGCATTAGCAACAGCTCTTATGGATGAAGGTGAGTGCTTTACAGTATTCACAGATATAATGACATGTATTATAGTTGTATTTTCAAGGATCTACCTGAAATTTCTGTGTAACCTTAGTCACTCCTCACCTGTTTCATTTCGTCATCAGCACTACGTCAAACTTAACTGATGATGCAAACTAACAATCAATCAGAACTCAGTGGACATACAACACTTTGGATACAATCTCATCTTCAAGTAATTGCTTCAAATTCATAAAGTGAACAATAGTGCAAAAGATTTCAACCaaatggtaaaagaaaaaaaagtttcatacTGCTTATTTATCCACCGAAGAACTGAACAACTCCGTTAGTGTTGGACAGTTTTTGCTGGTTGTGTCGGGTGTTTCTCGATCCACGTTTGGCTCATGCGTCTCTGACAGTCAGACCATTTTACAGTTGCAGGCTGCTTTTTGCCCTTATTACACATAAGATTAACATCTGCACAAGatcaacaaacagaagaaattgCCATTAGATGCCATTTTCATTAAAGTTCTCTCGAAAAGCACAttccaaacaaagaaaacacccTGATCCTAAATGTGATTACAACCCAGATAACTTATCCATTTACATTTGGAGTGTCAGCTAACATGTAGTATTCATGTCTAGAAATGCTTTTACAGAATGATCTGttgaacaaatatatatatatatatatatatatatatatatatatatatatatatatatatatatatatatatatatatatatatttttttttttttttttttttgcagtgactGACAAACTCTCTTACAGTGGACTTGAAATACACACTACCAGAGTGACAGTTGAACTACACCACGAGAGCATTAAGTTAGCAGAAATATACAGCACAGACTGAGCACAACTCACTTCATTCAGATCTGCATCAAAGTGTTAAACTAAGCCAGTGAGTATCTACAAACAAGTGTCTGATCAGTATATGTCTTTCCTAATAAATCAGAGGACTTGAAGAGATTTCCTGTGTGCAATGTGAAATTAAAGTAGCCCAAATTGAGTTTAATTATTTCCAATAATTCAATAGTTatatagttttctttttttccgtTCTGTCATGTAGTATAAAGGGACTTTCCGTTTTACAAACctgttgttgtaaaatgacataTAAACAAACGTTTAGCTTTATATTTAGGCTGAGTTTGCTCCAAATGCAAGGGTGCAAGGACCAACCGTATGACTAAATCCACCCTAAAAACACAATGTTATTCCTATCATCACTCTCTCTGTGATTtgaagacatgaaaaaaaggtgtttgAGAGGTGTTCTTAAAGCTGTAACTTTTGAAAAATGCCAGAATTCTAATTTAGCTCTGCGACTATAGGGGGCAGTGTAACTGCgaactgctgctcactgtgctGCTTGCTTGTAgccatagacatataaagagtagacgccgcaacggctgccgggcagggagaaatgcggcggccatcttggggcggtcattctactccgagttgaatgaatgtaggctacaaagaagaacgaagaaagaggcattccacttccttcccgtccccatttgttatccaggttttgttttagtcactcatgattctttctctctcatttctcactcattgacCTGATATGAGTTATATTGAAACtctatatataatttatatatatattttcatattctctgatatataaatctatctatctatctatctatctatctatctatctatctatctatctatctatctatatatatatatatatatatatatataaatgtatatatatatataatatatatgaatcatattgatactctacatgatttatataatttcattttctctgatatataaatgtatatatatatatatataatatattatatatgaatcatattgatactctacatgatttatatatttttcattttctctgatatataaatgtatctattacatatatggatagatatatctgttttatatttttttcatagtctctgatatatacatgtatatatatatatatatatatatatatatatatatatatatatatatatatatatatatatatatatatatatatatatatatagagagagagagagagagagagagagagcctatatgatttctgttgtgtttatagtgtttgcaaaatacctatcatacagaacatatatcatacatcagaatattctattactgttaatccatttattaatgaataaaatacgccggcccatgtgtcctgtgtcatagctataatgtatgacgttaacagcaaaaaaaaaaaatgcgtgaaaatcagtttctatatcaGAGTTAAGATTGATTGAATGCGCTGACACCTAATCgcgcctgctgaacagattacactgagtggaacgggtgaccgcctcaagatggccgccccaattctcatcagcgccaacaggcagcagcgttcgatgcggcgtctactctttatatgtctatggcttgtagctatctttggctgtagTGACCAAGGACATTTCCTTTGACCTGaacagtgatggaggtggagccAAATTCAACCCCCAGAAAGCTGCTAAGTGGCATTTGAAGACAAAAGAGCTTGACTTCCTGGATATGAAAATACTTGGctcttctgtgttgtgttgcccATAGAGCGTGCACACTAGAGACTACCACCGAGCCGGCTTACTTCTGGTTTAGTGCCAGGCTTACTTGAATgggaataaaataatttaattgtgcAGCCAATCTTCCTACCATGAgcatatttcacaaaatgtagACTACTTGTGTAGGCTATGGCTGTGACTGCACAGTAAAACCCACAGGGAAGTAACAACTGATTGACCTGAATAAATCTGTAGATTTGCAGGATAATTAACTGTAGACCAACTTTGTAAATTCACTTAACTTGAGCTGTTGCATCTGAATCAGCTATTTTCGGTGTCTATAGACGTAATCACATTTTCTCAGGAtagaaacacactgacctcaGCGAGCTGGATGGAGCAGCTACCATTCTTTTTCCACGAGAAGTGGCAAATCTCACCCTATTAATATTTGAAATTTAGACCTTTTGCTTTCGAATTGGAAAGATACGCAGCTAAGTCAGGCTGTCTTGGGGTTACTGGGCATAGGGGTTTAGGGGAATGAAGCAGTACATTTTATTCCGAGGACAATCTTCAAGGAAgttgaaaaaatgttaatttgtgCCAAAAATCCATCTGATCCATCTAACATCCAGATAGTTGATTTGTTGGGCGGTTACGCAGTGTTCAGACCAAGTTTAGCCTTCCTAAAATGCACACCATCATTGATTTGAATGAGGCCAGCCCAGCAACAAAGCATTAGCTCAAAGGGctcacaaaatgaacaaaaaaaaaccattccAATCTCACATAAATGCAATAGATTACTTTGTGAGCGGAATTCTGTGTTTCTACTGTTTACCTTGTGATTGTCATGACAAAAGATTGAATAACTGATGCCAACTTTCCAGACTTATAACATCCTGTCTTTGAGTACAATGGAAAACCAGTATTTTTCAGTCTGGTAAGCCCTCAAACTCCTGGATCTGTTACTCAAACCAAATTTCCTGAGCTCATGTGTAGTGCACTTGCCAATATAGCcccttcatttatttgaatgcaGGATGGTGATCGATCTGAATGCCCCCTTTATGGTGTTGTGATCCCCTCAATCTAAACATCATACAATCCAATCTAATGAGCAACTACTTTGGTGTTAAAATCTAGCCAACAGCTGAGTTTTGGAAGTCTATGGTTCTTGGCAGCTTTACTGTggtgttttttcagtgtgtttctacCCTTAGACCTGAGTTCTGTTTCTTGATAATTATAAGCTCCATGTTCAAGTAGTAAAGATGGTGAAGACTCAAAGAAAAGCCCAAACTGTCTCCAGTCATTGGACGTGATAGCATTCTGAATTAGGGTGGATTTGCCCTCACTCACTGGATTGGCTTGTCTAATGCAGACAATGGAATTCAAACATGTCAGGATTGACTCAGACTGGTAGGCTGACAGATAAATGAACCTTCAACATTTTCCTGCACTTAAAAATAAAGGAATCAGTTTTAAACATCCAAGCACAGATCATTCATTTCAATCTGCTCATTCAGTTTTGCACAAGTCAGTAGTGTTAGCAGACATCTTGGTAGCAACAGCAAGGACCAGTGGGTAAGAGACGATAAGGAGCAGGACCAAACAGAACAGAGTTTAGCTGTCAGAGATCTTAGTCATGAATGCACATTTCCTGTTCCTTATGCTCCCCTCGGCTATCAGGCCTGATCAGAAATGGAGGACAGGGAGATTTTTCCAGCCCTACACTACAGGTATCTTCCAACAAGCTAAGGACCAAGACCCATAAAGGAGAGATTGTAGTTAGGCTCTGGGAACACAGAAGCGCTGAACCAATTCTCCTCTCATATCATTGATCCGCCCAGGTCTCCCCCGCCCGCGGGGTAATGCCTCAACCCACCTCCCCTGCGCAGCGAATGCAGCGCCACAGTGCAACAGCCACGCAGCAGTGACCCTATATGATACATGGGCTGTCCGCCACGAACTGGACCGCGACAAAGCCAAGCCACTGTTGGCACCACAGGGATTGCCACAGCTAGCAGATCGACCAGGAAGTGGCGACTCCAGTAGCTTTTCTGAATTCTACCAGAGTCAGATGGATTATCTTCCTCTGCCGTGGCACCCCCTGTGGCCCCGTGTTCTTTAGCGTCATCTTCATCGTCCTCATCATAGACCTCCACTACAGTAACACCAGCTATTTCCTCAGCGGAGGTAGATCTCCTTGGCTGGGAGGTGTGAGGCTGTTCTACGCCTGGTGATAATCCCGGGCAATTTGgactctgctctgtctcctctACATGGGATGAGCCTTCTGATAGACCAACTTCTTGATGCGTGGTTTCAACCCTGAGGTTCTCCACTGTCATCCCACCCTGTCTGCCTTCTCCACAGCATCCTCCAAATGTAAGCTCACCTTGTGTCCCTGCTGATGTCTCTGCTAAATCACACAGTTTTGATGGAGCTGCCTCCTCCACTGCACCCTGAACTTCCATCTTGCTTCGTCCCACTGATCCCATCTGAAACTCCAGCCCATCTTCTGCCACTCTTAgtgctgttgtttcctctggCTTCTCTGTTGCCACGGCTTCATTCTCTTtgttgtctctctcctccttttctacTTCCTCCACTCCTTCATCACCCCCAAACAGAGGACTTTCCATAGAACATGCCACAGTAGCGGAGCGGGGTAAGGGAGGAAccagtgttgttttggagaCCGGAATCGGCTCTGTGGCTGTACTCACTACCGTTGCTGTGGTAACTGAAGTTGTGGTGGTGATAGAGTCCAGctcttcctccccctcatcaGACAtccaggtggaggtggggcTGCAGGCCTGGGAGCGGAAAGTGCGTTGCTCTGCAATGGTATCCAGATCAGACGGGTAACCTGCTGTTGCAGGAATGGGGCAGCTTTCGGTCTGAATGCCTGTCTCCCGCAGGGGGTGAAGGTAAAGGTGATGGTGAGAAAGGCATGGATGGCTCATGCAGCCCACTCCACCTAGGCCACAACGAAATTGTGCCAATCGCTCACCTGTACACAGCTTCTCATAGGTGGAAGAGTGTGGCATAGTGTGGGGCACAGAGTGGGACATATGGGGGAAAGAATGAGGTAAGGTATGGGAGTATGTGTGAGGCAGAGAATTTGATAGAGAGTGGGTCAAAGAGTTGGGTAGGGAGTGGGGTAGAGGGTGAGGCAGAGAGTGAGGCAGAGTGTGGGAAAAGGTCTGTGTGTAGGAGTTGAGTAAAGATGCAGTTTCCTCAGAGAGGAAGGCAGCTTCCAGCAGCAGGTCAGCCCGACTTGGGATGCTACTTTCCTCACCGCACACAAAGCCACTGTCCTGGGTGCCATCACCTGACAGACAAGGAAAGTCTGGGCCATTGCCGTTCCGGTCAGCCAGTGCCTGATCACTTAGTTTAGTGTAGGTGGAGCTCCGAGTAAGAGAACGGGCTGGCGAACCGTCACAGGAGCAGGAACCCCTACCTCCTATTCCAGGTTTTGGTATTCCGCCTGGACTCTCCCCTGATACAGATGCTGGTGCTGAACCCCCAACACGGGACCGACAGCCTGATATGGCCTCTCCCTCTTTGGCTAATCCAGCCTGGGCTAGCTCCATGTTGAGCAAAAGGTTCTCAAGTTTGTGGTTCTGAGTGTTGATGTCTTGGAAGTACTTTTGGACCCCTATATCACCAGTAAGTCCTCCAGCATCACTCAGCCTGGCACGAACAGTGTCCACAGCCTGTTTGAGCTGCTGGATCTCCTGACGTGCCTCCTTCAATGCCAGCTGAGCCTCCACACGGTGAcattcctcctccacccagtCCTCCTGCATCCTGTAAAGCTGGCCTCTCAGCTCATCTATCTCTGTGTCcctgggagggaaaaaataaagaaaagggagaaagaaagaccaAAAGAGACAGGGAGACAATAAGGGGATtagatggaaaaagaaaacaggcttAAGGATAAGGGCAGAATGAGAACCTGGAAGACATACTTAAggaaaaactttttaaaaaagtcagacaATGTACAACTTTGTCTATCTCAGTATCTCACCTGTCTTGTAGAGTGTTGATCGTTTCCTTTAACCTGGCCCGAAGGTGTCGGATACACACCTCTTTCTGTTGCAGGGGTGAGAGGTACTGCTCTGGTGGTGGGGGCCGGATTCCATGGTTGTCCGTACATGACGTGTACTTCTGATGACGTCTAGGAcatgtgaaaagtgtttttgcaaGTTCTTCACAACTGATTTCACTTCAGCGAGATGCTGggtattttgaaatgtcaaaaattgtCAAGTATAGAAAACCTGGTAAGGTTCGTAATCTTGTTCATTTTAGACTGgacttttatttgaattttttgaaATTGTATAGGTATGTATTGTATTTGgaaataatttaatatttgagAATTTCTGGCTTATTGTTAAATGCACAacatg
This window harbors:
- the snphb gene encoding syntaphilin isoform X3, which produces MSAPAPANRRSGLGSRRFDYCRFIELDYIPMETGYMVSMRPTKGYTSIKSPTKGYASTKSPDRHSRTTNSPSTPRSRRTPAAPSSRDPYGNASVSSGSNSGSCKGSDCSPTKGRHQKYTSCTDNHGIRPPPPEQYLSPLQQKEVCIRHLRARLKETINTLQDRDTEIDELRGQLYRMQEDWVEEECHRVEAQLALKEARQEIQQLKQAVDTVRARLSDAGGLTGDIGVQKYFQDINTQNHKLENLLLNMELAQAGLAKEGEAISGCRSRVGGSAPASVSGESPGGIPKPGIGGRGSCSCDGSPARSLTRSSTYTKLSDQALADRNGNGPDFPCLSGDGTQDSGFVCGEESSIPSRADLLLEAAFLSEETASLLNSYTQTFSHTLPHSLPHPLPHSLPNSLTHSLSNSLPHTYSHTLPHSFPHMSHSVPHTMPHSSTYEKLCTGERLAQFRCGLGGVGCMSHPCLSHHHLYLHPLRETGIQTESCPIPATAGYPSDLDTIAEQRTFRSQACSPTSTWMSDEGEEELDSITTTTSVTTATVVSTATEPIPVSKTTLVPPLPRSATVACSMESPLFGGDEGVEEVEKEERDNKENEAVATEKPEETTALRVAEDGLEFQMGSVGRSKMEVQGAVEEAAPSKLCDLAETSAGTQDVNLMCNKGKKQPATVKWSDCQRRMSQTWIEKHPTQPAKTVQH
- the snphb gene encoding syntaphilin isoform X2, whose protein sequence is MSAPAPANRRSGLGSRRRTPAAPSSRDPYGNASVSSGSNSGSCKGSDCSPTKGRHQKYTSCTDNHGIRPPPPEQYLSPLQQKEVCIRHLRARLKETINTLQDRDTEIDELRGQLYRMQEDWVEEECHRVEAQLALKEARQEIQQLKQAVDTVRARLSDAGGLTGDIGVQKYFQDINTQNHKLENLLLNMELAQAGLAKEGEAISGCRSRVGGSAPASVSGESPGGIPKPGIGGRGSCSCDGSPARSLTRSSTYTKLSDQALADRNGNGPDFPCLSGDGTQDSGFVCGEESSIPSRADLLLEAAFLSEETASLLNSYTQTFSHTLPHSLPHPLPHSLPNSLTHSLSNSLPHTYSHTLPHSFPHMSHSVPHTMPHSSTYEKLCTGERLAQFRCGLGGVGCMSHPCLSHHHLYLHPLRETGIQTESCPIPATAGYPSDLDTIAEQRTFRSQACSPTSTWMSDEGEEELDSITTTTSVTTATVVSTATEPIPVSKTTLVPPLPRSATVACSMESPLFGGDEGVEEVEKEERDNKENEAVATEKPEETTALRVAEDGLEFQMGSVGRSKMEVQGAVEEAAPSKLCDLAETSAGTQGELTFGGCCGEGRQGGMTVENLRVETTHQEVGLSEGSSHVEETEQSPNCPGLSPGVEQPHTSQPRRSTSAEEIAGVTVVEVYDEDDEDDAKEHGATGGATAEEDNPSDSGRIQKSYWSRHFLVDLLAVAIPVVPTVAWLCRGPVRGGQPMYHIGSLLRGCCTVALHSLRRGGGLRHYPAGGGDLGGSMI
- the snphb gene encoding syntaphilin isoform X1, whose amino-acid sequence is MSAPAPANRRSGLGSRRFDYCRFIELDYIPMETGYMVSMRPTKGYTSIKSPTKGYASTKSPDRHSRTTNSPSTPRSRRTPAAPSSRDPYGNASVSSGSNSGSCKGSDCSPTKGRHQKYTSCTDNHGIRPPPPEQYLSPLQQKEVCIRHLRARLKETINTLQDRDTEIDELRGQLYRMQEDWVEEECHRVEAQLALKEARQEIQQLKQAVDTVRARLSDAGGLTGDIGVQKYFQDINTQNHKLENLLLNMELAQAGLAKEGEAISGCRSRVGGSAPASVSGESPGGIPKPGIGGRGSCSCDGSPARSLTRSSTYTKLSDQALADRNGNGPDFPCLSGDGTQDSGFVCGEESSIPSRADLLLEAAFLSEETASLLNSYTQTFSHTLPHSLPHPLPHSLPNSLTHSLSNSLPHTYSHTLPHSFPHMSHSVPHTMPHSSTYEKLCTGERLAQFRCGLGGVGCMSHPCLSHHHLYLHPLRETGIQTESCPIPATAGYPSDLDTIAEQRTFRSQACSPTSTWMSDEGEEELDSITTTTSVTTATVVSTATEPIPVSKTTLVPPLPRSATVACSMESPLFGGDEGVEEVEKEERDNKENEAVATEKPEETTALRVAEDGLEFQMGSVGRSKMEVQGAVEEAAPSKLCDLAETSAGTQGELTFGGCCGEGRQGGMTVENLRVETTHQEVGLSEGSSHVEETEQSPNCPGLSPGVEQPHTSQPRRSTSAEEIAGVTVVEVYDEDDEDDAKEHGATGGATAEEDNPSDSGRIQKSYWSRHFLVDLLAVAIPVVPTVAWLCRGPVRGGQPMYHIGSLLRGCCTVALHSLRRGGGLRHYPAGGGDLGGSMI